CAGCGCGATGCTCGTCCTGCCCGGCGCCCAGATCTGGGAGACCGACGACGCCTTCGTCGACGCCGCGCGGCGCTGGTCCGAAGCCGGCACCCCGGTTGCCGGGATCTGTGGCGCGACAATGGGTCTCGCGCGGGCCGGACTACTCGACGACCGACGCCACACCAGCAACGCGCCGGAGCAGTTGTCGCCCACCGGTTATGCCGGTGCCGCCCACTACGTCGACGCCCCCGCCGTCACCGATCGCGGCGTCATCACCGCGGCGGCGATCGCCCCGGTCGACTTCGCACGGGAGGTCTTCGCGCTGCTCGGCGTCTACACGCCGCCGGTGCTCGACGCCTGGTACCAGCTCTACGGCCACCAGGACCCCAGCGGCTTCTACGCGCTCGCCGGCGAGCAGTGAGAGACCCGCAGGACCTGTTGTCGGCCTCCGCGCTGACAGCGTTCCGGCTGAACGGGCAGTTCCTAGCCCTCGCCGAGCGTCTCGCCGAACCCGCCGGGCTGACCGCCACGCGGTGGCAGGTGCTCGGCGCGGTGCTCGACGAACCGCTGCCGGTCGCGGGCATCGCACGGGCGATGGGGATCACGCGCCAGAGCGTGCAGCGCACCGCCGACCTCCTCGTCGCCGACGGACTGGCCGAGTACCGCGACAATCCGGCCCACCGTCGCGCCAAGCTCGTCGCCCCCACCGACGCCGGCCTCGCGGCCGTCCGCGCGATCAACCCGGGACATCGCGCGGCGGCCATCCGGTTGGCGGCCGCACTCGACCCGGCCCGGTGGGAGCACGCCTTGACCGTACTCCGCGATCTCAGCGCCGCCCTTGACGAACTCGACGACCAGCGCTGATGTCTAATTGTTGACAATCGTACGATCGAGCGTCACCGTGTAGCCATGACTGCCGGCGTCGAGTCCCAGATCCACAGTTCCCAGGTCCGCACCGACCAGACCGCGTCGCTGAGCCCCGCCCTGAAACAGGCGACTCCCGTCGTCGTCGACACTGCGGCCGGTTCGTGGATCCGGGGCACCGACGGTCGCGACTACCTCGACTTCACCACCGGTATCGGCGTGACCAGTACCGGCCACTGCCACCCGCACGTCGTCGCGGCCGCGCAGGCGCAGTGCGCCAAGATCATCCACGCGCAGTACACCACCGTGATGCACACCCCGCTCCTCGAGCTCACCACCCGACTCGGGGCGGTACTGCCCACGGGCCTCGACTCCGTCTTCTACGCGAACTCCGGTTCCGAAGCCGTGGAGGCCGCCGTCCGTCTCGCCCGGATGGCCACCGCGAAGCCCAACATCATCGTGTTCCAGGGCGGCTTCCACGGCCGGACCGTCGCCGCGGCCAGCCTGACGACGGCCGGCACCCGCTTCTCCGCCGGCTTCTCGCCCCTGATGAGCGGCGTGCACATGGCTCCGTTCCCCTATGCCTACCGCTACGGCTGGGACACCGACACCGCCGTCGACTTCGCACTCCGTGAACTCGACTACCTGCTGCAGTCGCGCGTCGCGCCCAACGACACCGCGGCCTTCCTCATCGAGCCGGTGCTGGGCGACGGCGGATACCTGCCCACCCCGCCCCGCTTCCTCCAGGGCCTGCGGGAGCGCGCCGACCGCCACGGCGTCCTCCTGATCCTCGACGAGGTACAGGCGGGATTCGGTCGCACCGGCAGGTTCTGGGGTCACCAGCACGCGGCGGGCCTGACCCCCGACATCCTGATCACCGCCAAGGGCCTGGCGTCGGGATTCCCGATTTCGGCGATCGCGGCGCCGACGGAACTGATGAGCAAGGCGTGGCCGGGGTCGCAGGGCGGCACGTACGGCGGCAACGCCGTCGCGGCCGCCGCCGCGATCGCGACCCTCGATGTGATCGAGTCAGAGGGCCTCGTCGAGAACGCGCGCGTCCGCGGTGAGCAGCTGCTCGCCGGTCTGCGGCAGGTATGTGCACCGTTCCCGGGCGTCGGCGACGTCCGCGGGCTGGGGCTGATGGCCGGCATCGAGTTCATCACGACCGATGCCGCCGGGAGCACGACGCCCGACGCGGCGGCCGCGCTCGCCGTTCAGCAGGCCACCACCACCCAGGGGTTGCTCTCGCTCACGTGCGGGCCGTCGGCCAACGTCGTGCGCCTCATCCCCGCCCTGGTCGTCACCGCCGAGGAGATCGACCTCGGCGTCGCCCGCTTCGGTGCCGCGCTCGCCGCGGCCCTGGGCTAGACCTGACAGCCCGGTCTCACATGCCACGGGTGGACATCGCAGCCGAACTCACCGCTCTCGGTGTCGATGCGGACGCCTCGACACGTCGCCTGGCCGAATACTCCTACGACGCCTCGAATTACCGTGTCCCGCCCCTGGCGGTCACCTTCCCGCGCAGCGCCCGCGACGTCGCGACGGTGGTCGGGTGGTGTCATGACCACCGCGTCCCGGTGATTCCCCGCGGCGGTGGGACCTCCATGGGCGGCAACGCGATCGGACCCGGCGTCGTGCTCGACCTGTCCCGGCATCTCGACCACGTCCTGTCCGTCGACGCCGAATCCGCGACCGCGGTCGCGGGCGCCGGGATCGTCCTGACCACACTGGCCGCCGACGCACGAGCCGCCACCGGCGGCAGGCTCACCTTTGCGCCGGACCCGTCCTCGGCCTCACGCGCGACCCTCGGCGGCGCGATCGGCAACGACGCCTGCGGCAATCACTCGGTTCGGTACGGCCGTACCAGCGACCACATCGTCGAACTGCACCTCGTCACCGCCGACGGCCTGATGCTCACCGCAACCCGTGACGGCCTGCGGGCCACCGATCCCGCCGATGCCGCGGCAACGGAGCGGGCGGCCGAGATCACCGCGTCGCTGCGGGAGCTGACCGCCGCGAACCTGGCAATCCTGCGCACCCAGCTCGAGACCATCCCGCGGCAGGTCTCCGGTTACCATCTCGCGAAGCTGCTGCCGGAGAACGGTTTCGACGTGGCTCGCGCACTCGTCGGCAGCGAGGGGACCTGCGCGATCGTCGTGTCGGCACGCGTCACGCTGGTACCGGTCCCGACGTCTCAGCTCCTGCTGTGCGTCGGCTACCACTCCCCCGCCGACGCCGCCCGGGACGTACCGGCGATCCTTCCGTTCGCACCGTCGGCCATCGAGGGCATCGACCGCAAGATCGTCTCCACGATGGCGGCGCGGCGTGGCCACGACGCCGTCGCCGGCCTGCCCGACGGATCCGCGTGGTTGTTCATCGATGTCGACGAGGACAGCGCTGCCGCACAATCCGAGTCGGACGTACCGGCGACCGCCAAGCGGTTGCTCGACCACCTGCGTGCACAGGGACGGATGACCGACGCCACGGTGGTCGACGACCCCGCCCGCCGCCGGGCGCTGTGGCGGGTCCGCGAGGACGGCGCGGGTCTGTCGTCCCGACTGGCCGACCCCGACGACGAGAGCATCGGCGCGGGCTACGAGTCGTGGCCTGGTTGGGAGGACGCGGCCGTCGCACCCGAGCGGCTCGCCGACTACCTCGACGAGTTCGCCGGCCTGCTCGACCGGCACGGCCTCACCGGGGTCATGTACGGCCACTTCGGCGCCGGGTGCATGCACGTGCGCATCACGTTCGACCTGCGCTCCCCCGAGGGGCGCGCGGTGATGGCACGCTTCTGCACCGAGGCCGCCGAACTCGTGGTGCGACACGGCGGTTCACTGTCCGGTGAACACGGCGACGGGCGGGCCCGGTCGGCGCTGCTGCCACTCATGTACAGCCCGGCGATGATGTCTGCCTTCACCCGCTTCAAGGCGATCTGGGACCCGCACGGAATCCTCAACCCGGGCAGCATCGTCGATCCGCCCCCGATCACCGCCGACCTCGCCCTCGCCGACGTGCCGCGTCGCCACTGGCCCACCGCTTTCGACCTGGGGCACGAACTCCCGCTCGTCGACCCGTTCGTCCACGCGGTACAGGGATGCATCGGCGTCGGACGGTGCCGGGCGGACTCCGGCGGGGTGATGTGTCCGAGCTACAAGGCCACCCGCGACGAAAAGGACTCCACCCGCGGGCGCGCCCGTGTGCTGCAGGACATGGTCCGCACCGCGCCGAGCGTCGACGAGGGATGGCGGTCCACCGATGTCGCGGAGGCGCTCGAACTGTGCCTGTCGTGCAAGGCGTGTTCCACCGACTGCCCGACCGGCGTCGACATGGCCACCTACAAGTCGGAGTTCCTCGACCACCACTATCGACGTCGGCTCCGCCCGCTGTCGCACTACTCCCTCGGCTGGATGCCCGCGTGGCTGTCGGCGGCGGGGCTCGCGGCACCGGTCCTCAACCGCGCACTGCGATCCAGGCTGAGCGGTCTCGCCGCGCGCGCCGGCGGACTCGACCCCCGGCGCACGATGCCCGCCTTTGCGACACGGCGTGCGCGGCGCACCCATCTCGGTGCACTCTCACCGGTCGACGCGTCGTCCACGGTCGTGCTGTTCGTCGACTCCTTCACCCGCGCCTTCCGGCCGCAGGTGGCCACCGCGGTCGCCGAGATCCTCCGGGCCGCCCACTCCGTCGACCGTGCGTCAGATCCCGTCGACCGTGCATCAGCTTCCGTCGGCTGTGCGGCCGACAACTGCTGCGGTCTCACGTGGATCTCCACCGGCCAGCTCGATCGTGCCCGAAAGGTGCTGCGCCGTACCGTCGCCGACCTCGACGACGGGACGGACCGACCGATCGTCGTCGTCGAACCCAGTTGCGCCGCGGCGCTCGCGAAGGACCTGCCCGAACTCGTGCCGACCGACGCCGCCCGTCGCGTGGCTGCACGCGTGCGAAGTTTCGCCGCCCATGTGCCCACTCTGCTCGATGCCGGCTGGCGACCACCACCACTTCCCGACGAGGTGACGTTGCAGACCCATTGCCACGAGTACGCGGTGTTCGGCGCCGGGGTCGGCATCACCGCCCTGGAGGCCCTGGGGGTCACCGTGCACACCGCGGACGGTTGTTGTGGCGTGGCAGGCAACTTCGGTTTCGAGAAGGGTCACTACGAGGTGAGCATGGCCGTCGCCGAGAACGGACTCGCACCGGCGCTGCGGAACGCGCCGCAGCGGGCCGTCGTCACCGACGGGTTCAGCTGCGCGATGGCCGTCGAACACCTCGCCGCCGTCGACGACGCCCTCGCCCCCGCGCGCGCGTACGCGGAATCCATCTCGCCGAACTGCTCAGGGCATCACCCGATACCGATACTCCAGGAGTACAACCATGACGACCATCGCGCCCCAGACCGCTGCCGAAGCAGTGTCCCGCGTCCACACCGACCTGTTCGTCGACGGCGAGTGGGCTCCGGCCGCGTCGGGCAAGCACTTCGACGTCGTGAACCCGGCCACGGAAGAGGTACTCGCCCAGGTGGCCGACGCCGACGCCGTCGACGCTCGGCGCGCGCTCGAGACCGCGGCCGCGCACCAGGCCGAGTGGGCCACGACCTCACCGCGGTTCCGCAGTGAGATCCTCTATCGCGCACATCAACTCATCATGACGCGCGCGGACGAGATCGCCGCGGTGATGACCGCGGAGATGGGCAAGCCCCTCGCTGAGGCCAAGGGCGAGGTCGCCTATGGCGCCGAGTTCTTCCGCTGGTTCGCCGAGGAAGCCGTGCGCATCGGTGGCGACTCCACCACCACCGGCGACGGATCGCACCGGGTCGTGGTGACCAGGCAGCCCGTCGGCCCGTGCATCCTCATCACGCCGTGGAACTTCCCGCTGGCCATGGCGACCCGCAAGATCGGGCCGGCCGTCGCGGCCGGTTGCACCATGGTCTT
The genomic region above belongs to Gordonia hongkongensis and contains:
- a CDS encoding DJ-1/PfpI family protein translates to MKTVHLALYPTLADWEFGYVASGINNPEYQAEPGTFRIVTVGATTEPVRTIGGVTMVPDTTLDEITPDDSAMLVLPGAQIWETDDAFVDAARRWSEAGTPVAGICGATMGLARAGLLDDRRHTSNAPEQLSPTGYAGAAHYVDAPAVTDRGVITAAAIAPVDFAREVFALLGVYTPPVLDAWYQLYGHQDPSGFYALAGEQ
- a CDS encoding MarR family winged helix-turn-helix transcriptional regulator; its protein translation is MRDPQDLLSASALTAFRLNGQFLALAERLAEPAGLTATRWQVLGAVLDEPLPVAGIARAMGITRQSVQRTADLLVADGLAEYRDNPAHRRAKLVAPTDAGLAAVRAINPGHRAAAIRLAAALDPARWEHALTVLRDLSAALDELDDQR
- a CDS encoding aspartate aminotransferase family protein — protein: MTAGVESQIHSSQVRTDQTASLSPALKQATPVVVDTAAGSWIRGTDGRDYLDFTTGIGVTSTGHCHPHVVAAAQAQCAKIIHAQYTTVMHTPLLELTTRLGAVLPTGLDSVFYANSGSEAVEAAVRLARMATAKPNIIVFQGGFHGRTVAAASLTTAGTRFSAGFSPLMSGVHMAPFPYAYRYGWDTDTAVDFALRELDYLLQSRVAPNDTAAFLIEPVLGDGGYLPTPPRFLQGLRERADRHGVLLILDEVQAGFGRTGRFWGHQHAAGLTPDILITAKGLASGFPISAIAAPTELMSKAWPGSQGGTYGGNAVAAAAAIATLDVIESEGLVENARVRGEQLLAGLRQVCAPFPGVGDVRGLGLMAGIEFITTDAAGSTTPDAAAALAVQQATTTQGLLSLTCGPSANVVRLIPALVVTAEEIDLGVARFGAALAAALG